The Brachyspira hyodysenteriae ATCC 27164 genome includes a window with the following:
- a CDS encoding A1S_2505 family phage non-structural protein — MNRISSSNITKLEDNEVFVFGSNTQGAHGGGAARFAMNFGAVYGQAFGLQGKTFAIPTVDYTKSGKMAVSEIKKYVDKFLAFTLEHKELKFLVTEIGCGIAGFKVEEMAELFREALKDEYDNVYLPQRFLDYLKK; from the coding sequence ATGAATAGAATATCATCAAGCAATATAACAAAATTAGAGGATAATGAAGTATTTGTATTTGGAAGCAATACTCAAGGAGCACATGGGGGAGGGGCGGCAAGATTTGCTATGAACTTCGGTGCTGTATATGGTCAGGCATTCGGGCTTCAGGGTAAGACATTTGCTATACCTACTGTTGATTATACAAAAAGCGGAAAGATGGCAGTATCAGAAATAAAAAAATATGTTGATAAGTTTTTAGCTTTTACTTTAGAGCATAAGGAGTTAAAATTTTTAGTAACAGAAATAGGATGCGGTATAGCAGGTTTTAAAGTTGAGGAAATGGCAGAGCTTTTCAGAGAGGCTTTAAAAGATGAATATGATAATGTTTATTTGCCTCAAAGATTTTTGGATTATTTAAAAAAGTGA
- the fabV gene encoding enoyl-ACP reductase FabV, whose amino-acid sequence MVVEPKILNNICITAHPLGCAKEVENQINYVKSQPKVKSNVKNALILGASGGYGLASRIAIAYGLGAKTMSVSFEKGATARRTATPGWYNNEAFSAFAKKDGIEDKNLILDAFLNASKEEVIKEAKTFFNGEKIDLLIYSLAAPVRMDESTGTLYRSSLKPIGKKYNGIGVDFLTEELLEVSIDPANEDDIKSTVKVMGGEDWKLWTDALLNADLLAENAINVAYSYIGPEMTKAVYREGTIGKAKDHLEATAHELDKEMQEKIKGHAYVSVNKAVVTRSSAVIPTVPLYIGILFKVMKNKGLHEGCIEQMYRLLNEKLYNGGEVPVDSENRIRLDDWELREDVQKEVLDSWNKLTKDNLKEIADLELFRKDYMNMHGFDEEGIDYSQDVQI is encoded by the coding sequence ATGGTAGTAGAGCCAAAAATATTAAATAATATATGTATAACAGCTCATCCATTAGGCTGTGCTAAAGAAGTAGAAAATCAAATTAATTATGTGAAATCACAGCCAAAAGTAAAATCTAATGTTAAAAATGCTCTTATATTGGGAGCTTCAGGCGGATACGGACTTGCAAGCAGAATAGCTATAGCTTATGGACTAGGTGCTAAAACTATGAGCGTATCATTTGAAAAAGGAGCTACAGCAAGAAGAACAGCTACTCCAGGCTGGTATAATAATGAGGCTTTTTCTGCTTTCGCTAAAAAAGACGGAATAGAGGATAAGAATTTAATATTAGATGCTTTTTTAAACGCTTCAAAAGAAGAAGTTATTAAAGAAGCTAAAACATTCTTTAACGGTGAAAAAATAGATTTACTTATATATAGTTTGGCAGCTCCAGTAAGAATGGATGAATCAACAGGAACACTTTACCGTTCATCTTTAAAACCTATAGGAAAAAAATATAATGGTATAGGTGTAGATTTCCTTACAGAGGAGTTATTAGAGGTATCTATCGATCCTGCTAATGAAGACGATATAAAATCTACTGTAAAAGTTATGGGCGGAGAAGATTGGAAATTATGGACAGATGCTTTGCTTAATGCTGATTTATTAGCTGAAAATGCTATTAATGTGGCTTACTCTTATATAGGCCCTGAAATGACAAAAGCAGTGTATAGAGAAGGTACTATTGGAAAAGCTAAAGACCACTTAGAAGCAACAGCTCATGAGTTGGATAAAGAAATGCAGGAGAAAATCAAAGGACATGCCTATGTATCAGTAAACAAGGCGGTAGTAACTAGATCTTCAGCAGTTATCCCTACAGTTCCTCTTTATATAGGTATATTATTTAAAGTAATGAAAAATAAAGGCCTTCATGAGGGCTGTATAGAGCAAATGTACAGACTTTTAAATGAAAAACTTTATAATGGCGGAGAAGTACCAGTTGACAGCGAAAACAGAATAAGATTAGATGACTGGGAATTAAGAGAAGATGTTCAAAAAGAAGTTTTGGATTCTTGGAATAAATTAACAAAAGATAATCTAAAAGAAATAGCTGATTTGGAATTATTCAGAAAAGATTATATGAATATGCATGGCTTTGATGAGGAAGGTATAGATTATAGTCAAGATGTTCAGATATGA
- a CDS encoding YraN family protein, producing the protein MANKKIIGNLGEDIALEYLEKLGYTLIERNFKGKKTRGEIDLVMTKGVVIVFIEVKYRRQGSFGYAACSISDRKKKKLYETAEEYLIEKGLSFNQKCSFGAVLIDDTHYNREISFIEDIFI; encoded by the coding sequence ATGGCTAACAAAAAAATTATAGGCAATCTAGGAGAGGATATTGCCTTAGAATATCTCGAAAAACTTGGATATACTTTAATAGAAAGAAATTTCAAAGGTAAAAAAACAAGAGGCGAGATAGATTTAGTAATGACAAAAGGAGTTGTTATTGTGTTTATAGAAGTTAAATATCGAAGACAGGGAAGTTTTGGATATGCAGCTTGCTCAATATCAGATCGCAAAAAGAAGAAGCTATATGAGACAGCTGAGGAATACTTAATTGAAAAAGGATTAAGTTTTAATCAAAAATGTTCCTTTGGGGCAGTTCTAATAGACGATACCCATTATAATCGTGAAATATCATTCATTGAAGATATATTTATTTAG
- a CDS encoding KpsF/GutQ family sugar-phosphate isomerase: MNIIERGKTTLLLESENLKMLSDKLDSNFENAVKELFNIRGRVITSGVGKSGHIARKAAATFASTGTPSFFVDPNECMHGDFGMITKEDYCLLYSKGGESREIIELVNWLCRQNIPYIAITNDINSTLSKNAKITLLTHVKEEACPLRLAPTVSTTASLALSDALATALMELRGFRAEDFAVFHPGGSLGRQLAKVKSIMHTENLPIIFPDTSLQDALFKIIECKLGIAIVVDDKNILKGIIVDGDLKRLLVKDDDIKNILSKEVKYIMNTSPKVIYEDTLIGEALHIMEGKITNLVVVNNNNNPIGIVHIHDILKIKAF; the protein is encoded by the coding sequence ATGAATATAATTGAACGAGGAAAAACTACTCTTTTACTTGAAAGTGAAAATCTTAAAATGTTATCGGATAAATTAGATAGCAATTTTGAAAATGCAGTAAAAGAGTTATTTAATATTAGAGGAAGAGTAATAACTTCCGGAGTAGGAAAGAGCGGACATATAGCAAGAAAGGCTGCTGCTACTTTTGCTTCCACTGGTACTCCGAGTTTTTTTGTAGATCCTAATGAATGTATGCATGGCGATTTTGGTATGATTACTAAAGAAGATTATTGTCTGCTATATTCTAAAGGCGGTGAATCTCGTGAGATTATAGAGCTTGTAAATTGGTTATGCAGACAAAATATACCATACATTGCCATTACAAACGATATTAATTCTACGCTTTCTAAGAATGCTAAGATTACATTACTTACGCATGTTAAAGAAGAAGCTTGTCCTTTAAGATTAGCTCCTACTGTAAGCACTACAGCTTCTTTAGCTTTATCTGATGCTTTAGCTACTGCATTAATGGAATTAAGAGGATTCAGAGCAGAAGATTTTGCAGTATTTCATCCTGGCGGAAGTTTAGGAAGACAGCTTGCAAAAGTAAAATCTATTATGCATACTGAAAATTTGCCTATTATTTTTCCTGATACTTCATTGCAGGATGCTTTATTCAAAATCATAGAATGCAAGCTTGGAATAGCCATTGTTGTTGATGATAAGAACATTTTAAAAGGAATAATAGTAGACGGAGATTTAAAAAGGCTTCTTGTCAAAGACGATGATATAAAAAATATACTTTCTAAAGAAGTTAAATATATTATGAACACTTCTCCTAAAGTCATTTATGAAGATACTCTCATTGGAGAGGCTTTGCATATCATGGAAGGAAAGATCACTAATTTAGTAGTGGTAAACAATAATAATAATCCTATTGGTATAGTACATATACATGATATTTTGAAGATAAAGGCTTTTTAA
- a CDS encoding EcsC family protein, producing the protein MEEKSILSFIKMVSNMPLVKIDKHKYLVAAFASEYPSLLQTILEKGAYDAGVPLNIIDTKSREAINYEIAKSSAISFVSGLPGGIVGIGAVPADTAQFFAHALRIVQKLCYIYGLPSFTLGDSMTDDEACLAAVYIGVMFEDKEAIFALNSIWKAIAEKSARIGFRVSSVIGYGIVSSILKSIGIKIGSKSFMKSVSKAVPLIGGAVSAGFTYTSLNKMSNRLYNKIKESKYSIS; encoded by the coding sequence ATGGAAGAAAAAAGTATTTTATCATTTATAAAGATGGTATCCAATATGCCTCTTGTAAAAATAGATAAGCATAAATATTTAGTTGCAGCATTTGCATCAGAATATCCTTCACTTCTTCAGACTATACTAGAGAAAGGAGCTTATGATGCAGGAGTACCATTAAATATAATAGATACTAAATCAAGAGAAGCTATTAATTATGAAATAGCCAAATCATCAGCTATATCATTTGTTTCAGGACTTCCCGGAGGAATCGTTGGTATAGGGGCAGTTCCGGCAGATACGGCACAGTTTTTTGCTCATGCTTTAAGAATAGTACAGAAACTATGCTATATATACGGACTTCCTAGTTTTACTTTAGGTGATTCTATGACAGATGATGAGGCTTGTCTTGCTGCCGTATATATTGGAGTAATGTTTGAAGATAAGGAAGCTATATTCGCTTTAAATAGTATATGGAAAGCTATAGCTGAAAAGAGTGCAAGAATAGGTTTTAGAGTAAGTTCTGTGATAGGATACGGTATAGTTTCAAGCATATTAAAATCTATAGGTATAAAAATAGGTTCTAAAAGTTTTATGAAATCTGTGTCAAAGGCTGTTCCTCTAATAGGCGGAGCTGTATCTGCAGGTTTTACATATACTAGTTTGAATAAAATGTCTAACAGACTTTATAATAAAATTAAGGAAAGCAAGTATTCAATAAGCTGA
- a CDS encoding EscU/YscU/HrcU family type III secretion system export apparatus switch protein encodes MNRNNKDIKNAAALLYNREIHNAPIVVSKGNNYLAKRMVDIARKHKVPVISDEDTAKHLMQLEIGEEIPYSLYEAVSIILKYIYKLKAE; translated from the coding sequence ATGAATAGAAATAATAAGGATATAAAAAATGCTGCTGCTCTACTCTATAATAGAGAGATACATAATGCACCTATAGTGGTATCTAAAGGGAATAATTACTTAGCAAAAAGAATGGTTGATATTGCAAGAAAGCATAAAGTTCCTGTAATTTCTGATGAGGATACGGCTAAACATTTGATGCAGTTAGAAATAGGAGAGGAGATACCTTATTCACTTTATGAAGCTGTGAGTATAATATTAAAATATATATATAAATTAAAGGCAGAATAA
- the rpsT gene encoding 30S ribosomal protein S20, which translates to MPNIASASKRLRQNEVRNLYNRKIKSFLNTQKKKVIKAVDSNDKNLASEEFKKYASALDKAARKSVIHANRAAAKKSDMMKKINAMN; encoded by the coding sequence ATGCCTAATATAGCTTCAGCATCTAAAAGATTAAGACAAAATGAAGTTAGAAATCTTTATAATAGAAAAATTAAAAGTTTCTTAAATACTCAAAAAAAGAAAGTAATCAAAGCAGTAGACAGCAATGATAAAAATCTTGCTTCAGAAGAATTCAAAAAATATGCTAGCGCTTTAGATAAAGCTGCTAGAAAATCTGTTATTCATGCTAATAGAGCAGCTGCTAAAAAATCTGATATGATGAAAAAAATTAATGCTATGAATTAA
- a CDS encoding DUF6290 family protein → MILELPLTLKKNIENIAKEKNISENKLIENAIIEYLEDYYDYKIILEAEERLKNGEEVYSIDEVKKDLNIK, encoded by the coding sequence ATGATATTAGAATTGCCTTTAACACTTAAGAAAAATATAGAAAATATTGCCAAAGAAAAAAATATATCAGAAAATAAATTAATAGAAAATGCTATTATAGAATATTTAGAAGATTATTATGATTATAAAATTATTTTAGAAGCAGAAGAAAGATTAAAAAATGGCGAAGAAGTATATTCTATTGATGAAGTAAAAAAAGATTTAAATATAAAATGA
- a CDS encoding type II toxin-antitoxin system RelE family toxin: protein MKVSITRTAKKSLEKLDRNIQKRILDFLSYLETLENPRVKGKSLKGELKEYWRYRVGDYRILSKIIDNELIILVIDIGHRKDIYDI from the coding sequence ATGAAAGTAAGCATTACAAGAACAGCCAAAAAATCATTGGAAAAATTAGATAGAAATATTCAAAAAAGAATATTAGATTTTTTATCTTATTTAGAAACTTTAGAAAACCCTAGAGTAAAAGGCAAATCTTTAAAAGGTGAATTAAAAGAGTATTGGCGTTATAGAGTTGGAGATTATAGAATTTTGAGTAAAATTATTGATAATGAATTGATTATTTTAGTTATAGATATAGGACATAGAAAAGACATTTATGATATTTAA
- a CDS encoding transporter substrate-binding domain-containing protein has product MKKIVIFILFSLISFTSCRNYSNTNNSENIVTNEIQMNNNYSNETLRVGIYIYDYPMLHLSNDNVGGFDYDLMKKIADMSGFKIQFIPMQFDDLITALRIKDIDIIIAAMSITEERKKLVNFSDSYLTAGQSIVVNKENTNIITTNDLIGKTVGAIKNTVSDLTASKIEGIHKVERFDIAGSAFLSLKTGKIDAMVVDKLTCINYLQYDKDLKIVETIEFPEIGYGIAVRKEDNILLNKINSGLKEIKDNGTYQKLVDKYL; this is encoded by the coding sequence ATGAAAAAGATTGTTATTTTTATACTATTTAGTTTAATAAGTTTTACTTCCTGTCGTAATTATTCAAATACAAATAACTCAGAAAATATTGTAACTAATGAAATACAAATGAATAATAATTATTCTAATGAAACATTAAGAGTTGGAATATATATTTATGATTATCCTATGCTTCATTTAAGTAATGATAATGTAGGCGGATTTGATTATGATTTAATGAAAAAAATAGCTGATATGTCAGGTTTTAAAATACAATTTATTCCAATGCAGTTTGATGACCTTATTACAGCACTTCGAATAAAGGATATAGATATTATTATAGCTGCTATGAGCATAACAGAAGAAAGAAAAAAACTTGTAAATTTTTCTGACAGCTATCTAACAGCTGGTCAAAGTATTGTAGTAAATAAAGAAAATACAAATATAATAACAACTAATGATTTAATAGGGAAAACTGTAGGAGCTATAAAAAATACTGTTTCTGATCTTACAGCATCAAAAATAGAAGGTATTCATAAAGTAGAGAGATTTGATATTGCAGGCAGTGCTTTTCTTTCTTTAAAAACAGGTAAAATAGATGCTATGGTAGTTGATAAACTTACCTGTATTAACTATCTTCAATATGATAAAGATTTAAAAATAGTCGAAACTATAGAATTCCCAGAAATTGGCTATGGTATAGCTGTAAGAAAAGAGGATAATATTTTACTAAATAAAATTAATAGCGGACTTAAAGAAATAAAGGATAATGGCACTTATCAAAAATTAGTAGATAAGTATTTATGA
- a CDS encoding PepSY-like domain-containing protein, which produces MKYLKLILIILILNINIYSQTMTENSLPLRAKNFLNINFPGNNIESVSLYQNGGGYEVDIDFGYKFIFYNTGLWKKISIINDETKNIGIPRSCIHKSMVNVIDNEYPHSKITDIERKDKNFIIKLDDKYLIEISGYGIIISQENLDNTQTDATN; this is translated from the coding sequence ATGAAATATTTAAAATTAATTTTGATTATATTGATACTTAATATAAATATATATTCTCAAACTATGACAGAAAATTCTCTGCCTTTGAGAGCGAAAAATTTTTTAAATATTAATTTTCCTGGAAATAATATAGAATCAGTTTCATTATATCAAAATGGCGGCGGATATGAAGTTGATATAGACTTCGGATATAAATTCATTTTTTATAATACAGGGCTTTGGAAAAAGATATCTATAATCAATGATGAAACTAAAAACATTGGAATACCTAGAAGCTGCATACATAAATCTATGGTTAATGTTATAGATAATGAGTACCCTCATTCTAAAATAACTGATATAGAGAGAAAGGATAAAAACTTTATTATTAAATTAGACGATAAATATTTAATAGAAATCAGCGGATATGGTATTATAATAAGTCAGGAAAATTTGGATAATACCCAAACTGATGCAACTAATTAA
- a CDS encoding flagellar hook assembly protein FlgD, with product MISADALRMSDREIKILKQEVGAFNLQHNFQRDPTQNSLGKDAFLKLLTVQMSHQDPLSPMDNRDMIAQLAQFSSVEQMTEVNKNLDSMKTFYSSQTGYSMLGKSVEVMDEAGNRFLGPVEMVMENDTGVALAVRTDNGLITVRPEDVMIVHSSGDLMASEAAAVSQVREAQSEDEAAKVFESSLIDKAQIIRPSGDENNGEGINNEFGDMRAAIEAEINTATQSEVSKTDNANLNKIEKTQGMLKAEEALMNSKEGGNKIIKK from the coding sequence ATGATATCAGCAGATGCTTTAAGAATGTCAGATAGAGAGATAAAAATATTAAAACAGGAAGTAGGTGCTTTCAACTTACAGCATAACTTCCAGAGAGACCCTACACAAAATTCTTTGGGTAAAGATGCTTTCTTGAAACTCCTTACAGTACAAATGAGCCATCAGGACCCTCTTTCTCCAATGGACAACAGAGATATGATTGCACAATTAGCACAATTCTCATCTGTTGAACAAATGACAGAGGTTAATAAAAACCTTGACTCTATGAAAACTTTCTATTCAAGCCAAACAGGTTATTCTATGCTTGGTAAGAGTGTTGAGGTTATGGACGAGGCTGGAAACAGATTCTTAGGACCTGTTGAAATGGTTATGGAAAATGATACAGGAGTGGCACTTGCTGTTAGAACTGATAACGGACTTATAACTGTTCGTCCTGAAGATGTTATGATAGTACATTCCAGCGGTGATTTAATGGCTTCTGAGGCTGCTGCAGTTTCTCAGGTGAGAGAAGCCCAAAGCGAAGATGAGGCTGCTAAAGTATTTGAATCTTCTTTGATTGATAAGGCTCAGATTATAAGACCTTCAGGCGATGAGAATAACGGCGAAGGAATCAATAATGAGTTTGGTGATATGAGAGCTGCTATTGAAGCTGAAATAAATACTGCTACTCAAAGCGAAGTTTCAAAAACTGATAATGCTAATCTTAATAAAATTGAGAAAACTCAAGGAATGCTTAAAGCAGAAGAAGCATTGATGAATAGCAAAGAAGGCGGAAATAAAATTATTAAGAAATAA
- a CDS encoding DUF1232 domain-containing protein translates to MANDKNNKEDYVEINEDDVEILGEDGIYRKYEVYKRYQNKNKMKLRYWLPFITAVIYTLSPIDLIPDRIPIGKLDDILLLVISFMYGIKKANFSYNPIINVIIRNIILSITITGFVMMIIIYILAVLL, encoded by the coding sequence ATGGCAAATGATAAAAATAACAAAGAAGATTATGTAGAAATAAATGAAGATGATGTTGAAATATTAGGCGAAGACGGAATATATAGAAAGTACGAAGTATATAAAAGATATCAAAATAAAAATAAGATGAAATTAAGATATTGGCTGCCTTTTATTACTGCAGTTATTTATACTTTATCACCTATAGACTTGATTCCGGATAGAATACCAATAGGAAAATTAGATGATATACTTCTTTTGGTTATATCATTTATGTATGGCATAAAAAAGGCTAATTTTTCTTATAATCCAATAATAAATGTAATCATTAGAAATATTATATTATCAATCACTATTACAGGATTTGTTATGATGATTATAATATATATACTTGCTGTATTATTATAA
- a CDS encoding flagellar hook-length control protein FliK translates to MVNGLGNLLSFVDTNVSSNNSPYNLNNYSYDDSFANMLNKTQTDYSTPSSVSNKIERHLNTEENYTENNYNNYDDYYNDYNQYDAEENTTIEENVSSSSENTAKKTEETSDNAEEAKSISSTEEQTENKSEELNASSNKDNNIEEKAEKLAEGNKEENVSAKEKLALTKEKAKLLLQNTSNDKKTDAKEVNTADTKENILAKADKKENTKNTEEIEKIKKQIESLNAEELSEEDKKELEDLIESLEALKAMIENDGSEDKKEVLAENTEENIEVKDIDNSEAKEIKAASIKDNDKNIETKDINDIGIEDTAMQIDNNAMADANIDMNIENKYADKKDAAEMKNNNSTVNNTISDDKGAELTIINMKDSAEGANLKGYNHYNNNVSKTHNSTNLTDNMIKFQDLMGKLVEKAQVAVNNGKSEVLMSLNPEYLGKVRLKISMDGDNLIGKIFVDNADVKDIFTKNLDTVITSLSEIGINIEGFDVMLRQDMPNDGGFGEELEAIGNRFASENNNNVEEVKADIKAYIVPERKLNLLI, encoded by the coding sequence ATGGTAAATGGATTAGGCAACTTATTATCTTTTGTTGATACTAATGTTTCATCTAATAATAGCCCTTATAATTTGAATAATTATAGCTATGATGATTCTTTTGCTAATATGTTAAATAAAACTCAGACAGATTATTCTACTCCTTCAAGTGTTTCTAATAAAATAGAAAGACATTTGAATACTGAAGAAAACTATACAGAAAATAATTATAATAATTATGATGATTACTATAATGATTATAATCAATATGATGCTGAAGAAAATACTACTATAGAAGAAAATGTTTCTTCATCCAGTGAAAATACTGCTAAAAAAACAGAAGAAACTTCAGATAATGCTGAAGAGGCAAAATCTATTAGCAGTACCGAAGAACAAACTGAGAACAAATCAGAAGAATTAAATGCTTCATCTAATAAAGATAATAATATAGAAGAAAAAGCAGAGAAATTGGCTGAAGGCAATAAAGAAGAAAATGTATCTGCTAAAGAAAAATTGGCATTAACTAAAGAAAAAGCAAAACTCCTTTTACAAAATACTTCTAATGATAAAAAAACTGATGCAAAAGAAGTTAATACAGCTGATACTAAAGAAAATATTTTAGCTAAGGCTGACAAAAAAGAAAATACCAAAAATACTGAAGAAATAGAAAAAATTAAAAAACAAATAGAATCTTTAAATGCTGAAGAATTAAGCGAAGAAGATAAGAAAGAATTAGAGGATTTAATAGAATCTTTAGAAGCTTTAAAAGCTATGATAGAAAATGACGGCAGCGAAGATAAAAAAGAAGTTTTAGCTGAAAATACTGAAGAAAATATCGAAGTAAAAGATATTGATAATTCAGAAGCTAAAGAAATAAAAGCTGCTTCTATCAAAGATAATGACAAAAATATAGAAACAAAAGATATTAATGATATTGGTATTGAAGATACTGCTATGCAGATTGATAATAATGCTATGGCAGATGCTAATATTGATATGAATATAGAAAATAAATATGCAGATAAAAAAGATGCTGCTGAAATGAAAAATAATAACAGCACTGTAAATAATACTATATCAGATGATAAAGGTGCAGAACTTACTATTATAAATATGAAAGATTCTGCAGAAGGTGCTAATTTGAAAGGATATAATCATTATAACAATAATGTATCCAAAACTCATAACAGCACAAACCTTACTGATAATATGATAAAATTCCAAGACTTAATGGGTAAATTGGTAGAGAAAGCTCAAGTTGCTGTTAATAATGGAAAAAGCGAAGTATTAATGAGTCTTAATCCTGAATATCTTGGTAAAGTAAGATTAAAAATCAGCATGGACGGAGACAATTTAATAGGTAAAATATTTGTAGATAATGCAGATGTTAAAGATATTTTCACTAAGAATTTAGATACTGTTATAACTTCATTAAGCGAAATAGGCATTAATATAGAAGGTTTCGATGTAATGCTTAGACAGGATATGCCTAATGACGGAGGCTTCGGCGAAGAATTAGAAGCTATAGGAAACAGATTCGCTTCTGAAAATAATAATAATGTAGAAGAAGTAAAAGCCGATATAAAAGCATATATAGTACCAGAAAGAAAATTGAATTTACTTATTTAA
- a CDS encoding HD-GYP domain-containing protein — MAKLTKINIQDIKTKAEKKDIYLYNDFLASTGYIDLKEDDMQRLQKWDINEVFIEDNTSLDMEVSADFDKFLREYKVFKKIYLNVIKKVRNNLGGYKNNNLVNLNELNEILDEVLDIVNRNLSSVLQLFNLTGLPRADEYYVRSLNVSLISMIIGRAMKFSENRVKKLGIGAILYDIGLVKVPDKILDKIGKFTPEEYAEIKKHTVYGYKILKTSFRFEEDLAMISLMHHEYYNGKGYPRGLAGNQINLYSKIIAIAHAVEKMLKPIRMASSNSKLKDNKSTFSLMLEKSNENKKKDVSLYDAVKEIIHGANTKYDPNISKTFVSIFTVYPIGSIVLLNDKRKGFVFATNPNFPIRPIIKIVSNENGEFIDDGETINLLETNQLFIAGVDKDNNFLEEVRTKILDVEEEK; from the coding sequence ATGGCAAAATTAACTAAAATAAATATTCAAGATATAAAAACAAAAGCTGAAAAGAAAGATATATACTTGTATAATGATTTTCTTGCATCTACAGGATATATAGATTTAAAAGAAGACGACATGCAGAGGCTTCAGAAATGGGATATTAATGAAGTATTTATTGAAGATAATACTTCTTTAGATATGGAAGTATCTGCTGATTTTGATAAATTTTTAAGGGAATATAAAGTATTTAAAAAAATATACTTGAATGTAATTAAAAAAGTTAGAAATAATTTAGGCGGATACAAAAATAATAATTTAGTTAATTTAAATGAATTAAATGAAATTTTAGATGAAGTATTGGATATAGTTAATAGAAATTTAAGCAGTGTGCTTCAGCTTTTTAATTTAACAGGTTTGCCTAGAGCTGATGAATATTATGTAAGATCTTTAAATGTTTCTTTAATATCTATGATTATCGGACGCGCTATGAAATTCTCCGAAAACAGAGTAAAGAAATTAGGTATAGGTGCTATACTTTATGATATAGGACTTGTAAAAGTTCCGGATAAGATATTGGATAAAATAGGAAAATTTACTCCAGAAGAATATGCTGAGATAAAAAAACATACAGTTTACGGATATAAAATTCTTAAAACTAGCTTCAGATTTGAAGAAGATTTGGCTATGATATCTCTTATGCATCATGAGTATTATAATGGTAAGGGATATCCTAGAGGACTAGCCGGAAATCAGATAAATTTATATTCAAAAATCATTGCTATAGCACATGCTGTTGAAAAGATGCTTAAGCCTATAAGAATGGCATCTTCTAATTCTAAATTAAAAGATAATAAATCTACATTCAGCTTAATGCTTGAAAAGAGTAATGAAAATAAAAAGAAAGATGTATCATTATATGATGCAGTTAAAGAGATTATACATGGTGCTAATACTAAATATGATCCTAATATATCAAAAACTTTCGTAAGTATATTTACTGTATATCCTATAGGTTCTATAGTGTTATTGAATGATAAAAGAAAGGGATTTGTTTTTGCTACTAATCCTAATTTCCCAATTAGACCTATAATAAAGATAGTTTCAAATGAGAATGGAGAATTTATAGATGATGGAGAGACTATCAATTTATTAGAAACTAATCAGCTGTTTATAGCAGGCGTTGATAAAGATAATAATTTCTTAGAGGAGGTAAGAACTAAAATATTAGACGTTGAAGAAGAAAAGTAA